TCAACCTCGATGACGTGCGCTCGAACGGTTATGCCTTTCAGATCGAGATGAGTTTCCGGGCCACGAAGAAGGGGTTCAAGCCGATCGAGATCCCCATCGTCTTCGCGGACCGAACCGAAGGCGAGAGCAAGATGTCCGGGCATATCGTGCGCGAGGCCATCTTCATGGTCTGGCGCCTGCGTTGGTGGGCGCTGACGGGGCGGGTCTGAGCCGCCGAACCCTAGCTCATCTAGGTGGATTCATCGGAGAGTATGAGCCTCAAGTTCTGGAAGATGTCCGGCTCCGGAAACGATTTCGTCTTCGTGGACGGAATCGCGGACCGACTGGCGGCCAAGCGGGCCTCGGATCCAGGTTTCGTCCGGGAGGTCTGTGCCGCCCATACGGGCGTCGGAGCGGACGGCGTCGCGGTCTTCCAAGCTTCTGACACGGAAGACTTTAGGCTGGACTACTTCAACCGCGATGGGAGCGTCGGCGAGCTCTGTGGAAACGCCTCGCTCTGCGCGACGCGCCTGTCCGTCGAGCTCGGCCACGCCAAGCCCGGAGGGCTGACGTTCGGCACCCTGGCCGGGGTCATTTCCGGGCGCCTTCGAGAGGGCCGCCCCGAGATCGACCTCCAGCCGGTCCAAGGGCTGCGAGCCGACGCCGGGATCTCCCGGCAGAGCGGGGAGTCGGCGATGGGCTTCGCGGACACCGGGGTTCCGCACCTCGTCGTGCGCACGCCGGACCTCAAGAGCGTTCCGTTGGCCGACCGTGGTCCCGAGCTGCGGTTCCACTCGAGCCTCAAGGCCGGGGCCAACGTGAACTGGGTGGCGCGAGGCGCC
This genomic interval from Gemmatimonadaceae bacterium contains the following:
- a CDS encoding diaminopimelate epimerase: MSLKFWKMSGSGNDFVFVDGIADRLAAKRASDPGFVREVCAAHTGVGADGVAVFQASDTEDFRLDYFNRDGSVGELCGNASLCATRLSVELGHAKPGGLTFGTLAGVISGRLREGRPEIDLQPVQGLRADAGISRQSGESAMGFADTGVPHLVVRTPDLKSVPLADRGPELRFHSSLKAGANVNWVARGADGRWAMRTYERGVEAETLACGTGAVACAAVLAAWGESGDETDLVTKSGRMLSVRLRRSGDQLLPTLAGEGRIVFEGSLREL